In Merismopedia glauca CCAP 1448/3, the sequence GAATAAGTGCCATCTCTTTCGTGATAAGTTCCTTGTTCTTTGAGTTTTTTATGAGTTGTATATCCCCAAATTGTTATTAAACTTTCTTCTTCATCTATTTGCACTCCTAAGTAATAATCTGCTGCTAAAGATTCATCGTCAACCCATTCTTTTTCTACCAGTAATTCATCGACAACCCATACTTCAGTAGGGAAGATTGCCAGACGCTTGTTGCCTAGATTAATTGTACTTCCGTTGAGTTTCTCCCAACAACTAGGTAAACTACAAAAGGTGGCTGGTTGTTCGTCACTATCTTCATTGAGCCACCTGAAAACAGCTTCCAAGCAAAGTCGATTTAAGTAGGCTCTCCAGCGCGTGTATGGCGATGAAAAGCCTTGACTTTTCTTCCAAGTTTTAATTTTAGCTTTGGGGGATATTGGTAACAAAATATCGATTGGTCTTGGGTAATTCATATTGGGCTATCATCACCTACTCAATGTTTGAATATACGAATATCTCAGGTTCTTATGCACTTTTGATACTGGTGGCGAATGTGCTACAAAGGCTCTTACAGTGAGTATTACAAATCGCCAAAGTCAAGATTTTTCGTTTTTGTAGTACAAATAATTTCATTCAAGATTACTTTCGCCACCAGTATCACTTTTTCAGATGGTAATGCTTGCCAATAGTGAAACATTGCCTTATATTTCACTTATAAGTCGATATCTCTGGTTAATTGC encodes:
- a CDS encoding DUF1822 family protein, with translation MNYPRPIDILLPISPKAKIKTWKKSQGFSSPYTRWRAYLNRLCLEAVFRWLNEDSDEQPATFCSLPSCWEKLNGSTINLGNKRLAIFPTEVWVVDELLVEKEWVDDESLAADYYLGVQIDEEESLITIWGYTTHKKLKEQGTYHERDGTYSLERDKLIPDLIVLLVTLKYC